The following proteins come from a genomic window of Sorghum bicolor cultivar BTx623 chromosome 3, Sorghum_bicolor_NCBIv3, whole genome shotgun sequence:
- the LOC110433533 gene encoding EKC/KEOPS complex subunit TPRKB, with protein MKTFPLSRGSTISLALFSDVSNSRELLDLMQSGKLEPEVAFLNASLVPDVFPVLAAALKALLSKSRESLTTRTLHSELVYNYSGSKHITESLKRCGISDDTTYILAACFDASDEEMKAVKKLISGTEIDLAELERRANQPQILKHYKIPPQELSISTLPDAIVCRIAARDAL; from the exons ATGAAGACCTTCCCGCTGTCCAGGGGCAGCACCATCTCCCTCGCCCTCTTCTCCGACGTCTCCAACAGCCG GGAGCTCCTGGACTTGATGCAGTCAGGGAAGCTGGAGCCGGAGGTCGCTTTTCTCAATGCATCATTG GTGCCGGATGTGTTCCCTGTCCTCGCGGCAGCGCTTAAGGCGCTGTTGTCGAAGTCGAGGGAGTCACTAACCACAAGGACTCTGCACTCTGAGCTTGTCTACAACTACTCAGGGTCCAAACAT ATAACGGAGTCCCTGAAGCGATGTGGGATTTCTGATGACACAACTTACATCCTTGCTGCTTGTTTTGATGCTTCTGACGAGGAG ATGAAGGCAGTGAAGAAGCTCATCAGTGGCACCGAGATTGATCTGGCAGAACTGGAAAGAAGAGCAAACCAGCCACAGATCTTGAAG CATTACAAAATACCTCCCCAAGAACTATCAATATCTACGTTGCCGGACGCAATTGTATGCAGGATTGCTGCTCGAGATGCTCTCTAA
- the LOC8060823 gene encoding probable zinc metalloprotease EGY2, chloroplastic isoform X1 yields MSSLPPSQAAAAAYGCFHRLLLASTTVPARSGCVGRARRLTLALRCLPIAGHRLRSRKVACQAMTETESEGDGDKEEKKEFGDDASSPSVDSVAEANGPAESDSSIDNKKDETANAELLSSSDTVQNVDGDATSTNDVQENVEVIEVVSGSPLPGMKQQLDDSVRIPKATIDILKDQVFGFDTFFVTSQEPYEGGVLFKGNLRGKPAKSYEKITNRLQNKFGDEYKLFLLINPEDEKPVAVVIPKQTLQPETTALPEWFAAASFGIVTIFTLLLRNVPVLQDNLLSTFDNLELLKDGLSGALVTALIIGVHEIGHILAARESGIKLGVPYFVPSWQIGSFGAITRIVNIVRNREDLLKLAAAGPLAGFSFGFVLLLLGFILPPSDGLGLVIDPTVFHESFLVGGLAKLLLGDVLKEGTELSINPLVLWAWAGLLINAINSIPAGELDGGRIALAIWGRKISSRVSSLAIGLLGISALFNDVAFYWVVLIFFLQRGPIAPLSEEITDPESNYIGIGVAILLFGLLVCLPYPFPFDPSQLTDMDFNF; encoded by the exons ATGAGTTCCTTGCCGCCGTCGCAGGCGGCCGCCGCGGCGTACGGGTGCTTCCACCGCCTCCTGCTCGCTTCTACCACCGTGCCGGCGAGGAGTGGGTGCGTGGGGCGCGCACGCAGACTCACGCTCGCGCTCCGCTGCCTACCGATTGCCGGGCACAG GCTGAGGAGTCGAAAGGTTGCGTGCCAAGCGATGACTGAGACCGAGTCCGAGGGCGACGGCGACAAGGAG GAGAAAAAAGAGTTTGGAGATGATGCTTCATCACCTTCGGTTGATAGTGTTGCAGAAGCAAATGGACCTGCAGAAAGTGACTCCAGTATAGACAAT AAGAAAGATGAAACCGCGAATGCAGAACTGCTGAGCTCCAGCGACACGGTTCAAAATGTGGATGGAGATGCTACTTCTACCAATGATGTACAG GAAAATGTGGAAGTTATTGAAGTTGTTAGCGGATCTCCATTGCCAGGAATGAAG CAACAGCTTGATGATTCTGTCAGGATCCCCAAGGCTACAATAGACATTCTAAAGGATCAAGTTTTTGGATTTGACACATTTTTTGTGACAAGTCAGGAACCTTACGAG GGTGGAGTATTATTCAAGGGAAATCTTCGTGGTAAACCAGCCAAAAGCTATGAGAAGATCACAAATCGGCTTCAG AACAAATTTGGTGATGAATATAAGCTTTTTCTTCTCATCAACCCAGAGGATGAGAAACCAGTTGCTGTGGTTATACCCAAGCAGACATTACAGCCTGAAACTACAG CGCTCCCAGAATGGTTTGCTGCTGCTTCATTTGGAATAGTTACCATCTTCACTTTGCTACTTCGAAATGTACCTGTTCTACAGGACAACTTGCT ATCAACATTTGACAACCTTGAGTTGTTGAAAGATGGACTATCTGGTGCTCTAGTAACTGCCCTTATAATAGGGGTCCATGAAATTGGACATATCCTTGCTGCCAGGGAAAGTGGAATCAAGCTTGGTGTGCCATATTTTGTTCCTAGTTGGCAG ATAGGATCTTTCGGTGCAATTACCAGAATTGTCAATATTGTCCGCAACCGTGAGGACCTACTGAAGCTAGCAGCTGCTGGACCATTGGCCGGGTTTTCCTTTGGATTTGTTCTTTTGCTGCTGGGCTTCATCTTACCTCCAAGTGATGGCCTTGGTCTTGTGATAGATCCAACTGTCTTCCATGAATCATTCCTTGTTGGCGGTCTCG CAAAGCTTCTTCTTGGAGATGTTCTAAAAGAAGGAACAGAGTTATCCATAAACCCACTTGTTTTATGGGCCTGGGCTGGTCTCCTGATCAATGCTATCAATAGCATACCAGCTGGAGAGCTTGATGGTGGTCGCATAGCATTGGCCATATGGGGAAGAAAG ATATCGTCTCGGGTCAGCAGCCTTGCCATTGGGTTGCTTGGGATCTCGGCTCTCTTCAACGATGTTGCCTTCTACTGGgtggtgttgatcttcttcctgCAGAGGGGCCCGATTGCTCCTCTCTCTGAGGAAATCACAGACCCTGAGAGCAACTACATTGGCATCGGTGTTGCCATTTTGTTATTTGGGCTTCTGGTCTGCCTGCCTTACCCATTCCCCTTTGACCCGTCGCAATTAACTGATATGGATTTCAACTTTTGA
- the LOC8060823 gene encoding probable zinc metalloprotease EGY2, chloroplastic isoform X3 → MSSLPPSQAAAAAYGCFHRLLLASTTVPARSGCVGRARRLTLALRCLPIAGHRLRSRKVACQAMTETESEGDGDKEEKKEFGDDASSPSVDSVAEANGPAESDSSIDNKKDETANAELLSSSDTVQNVDGDATSTNDVQENVEVIEVVSGSPLPGMKQQLDDSVRIPKATIDILKDQVFGFDTFFVTSQEPYEGGVLFKGNLRGKPAKSYEKITNRLQNKFGDEYKLFLLINPEDEKPVAVVIPKQTLQPETTALPEWFAAASFGIVTIFTLLLRNVPVLQDNLLSTFDNLELLKDGLSGALVTALIIGVHEIGHILAARESGIKLGVPYFVPSWQIGSFGAITRIVNIVRNREDLLKLAAAGPLAGFSFGFVLLLLGFILPPSDGLGLVIDPTVFHESFLVGGLVV, encoded by the exons ATGAGTTCCTTGCCGCCGTCGCAGGCGGCCGCCGCGGCGTACGGGTGCTTCCACCGCCTCCTGCTCGCTTCTACCACCGTGCCGGCGAGGAGTGGGTGCGTGGGGCGCGCACGCAGACTCACGCTCGCGCTCCGCTGCCTACCGATTGCCGGGCACAG GCTGAGGAGTCGAAAGGTTGCGTGCCAAGCGATGACTGAGACCGAGTCCGAGGGCGACGGCGACAAGGAG GAGAAAAAAGAGTTTGGAGATGATGCTTCATCACCTTCGGTTGATAGTGTTGCAGAAGCAAATGGACCTGCAGAAAGTGACTCCAGTATAGACAAT AAGAAAGATGAAACCGCGAATGCAGAACTGCTGAGCTCCAGCGACACGGTTCAAAATGTGGATGGAGATGCTACTTCTACCAATGATGTACAG GAAAATGTGGAAGTTATTGAAGTTGTTAGCGGATCTCCATTGCCAGGAATGAAG CAACAGCTTGATGATTCTGTCAGGATCCCCAAGGCTACAATAGACATTCTAAAGGATCAAGTTTTTGGATTTGACACATTTTTTGTGACAAGTCAGGAACCTTACGAG GGTGGAGTATTATTCAAGGGAAATCTTCGTGGTAAACCAGCCAAAAGCTATGAGAAGATCACAAATCGGCTTCAG AACAAATTTGGTGATGAATATAAGCTTTTTCTTCTCATCAACCCAGAGGATGAGAAACCAGTTGCTGTGGTTATACCCAAGCAGACATTACAGCCTGAAACTACAG CGCTCCCAGAATGGTTTGCTGCTGCTTCATTTGGAATAGTTACCATCTTCACTTTGCTACTTCGAAATGTACCTGTTCTACAGGACAACTTGCT ATCAACATTTGACAACCTTGAGTTGTTGAAAGATGGACTATCTGGTGCTCTAGTAACTGCCCTTATAATAGGGGTCCATGAAATTGGACATATCCTTGCTGCCAGGGAAAGTGGAATCAAGCTTGGTGTGCCATATTTTGTTCCTAGTTGGCAG ATAGGATCTTTCGGTGCAATTACCAGAATTGTCAATATTGTCCGCAACCGTGAGGACCTACTGAAGCTAGCAGCTGCTGGACCATTGGCCGGGTTTTCCTTTGGATTTGTTCTTTTGCTGCTGGGCTTCATCTTACCTCCAAGTGATGGCCTTGGTCTTGTGATAGATCCAACTGTCTTCCATGAATCATTCCTTGTTGGCGGTCTCG TTGTGTAG
- the LOC8060823 gene encoding probable zinc metalloprotease EGY2, chloroplastic isoform X4 produces MSSLPPSQAAAAAYGCFHRLLLASTTVPARSGCVGRARRLTLALRCLPIAGHRLRSRKVACQAMTETESEGDGDKEEKKEFGDDASSPSVDSVAEANGPAESDSSIDNKKDETANAELLSSSDTVQNVDGDATSTNDVQENVEVIEVVSGSPLPGMKQQLDDSVRIPKATIDILKDQVFGFDTFFVTSQEPYEGGVLFKGNLRGKPAKSYEKITNRLQNKFGDEYKLFLLINPEDEKPVAVVIPKQTLQPETTALPEWFAAASFGIVTIFTLLLRNVPVLQDNLLSTFDNLELLKDGLSGALVTALIIGVHEIGHILAARESGIKLGVPYFVPSWQVYLAQYILST; encoded by the exons ATGAGTTCCTTGCCGCCGTCGCAGGCGGCCGCCGCGGCGTACGGGTGCTTCCACCGCCTCCTGCTCGCTTCTACCACCGTGCCGGCGAGGAGTGGGTGCGTGGGGCGCGCACGCAGACTCACGCTCGCGCTCCGCTGCCTACCGATTGCCGGGCACAG GCTGAGGAGTCGAAAGGTTGCGTGCCAAGCGATGACTGAGACCGAGTCCGAGGGCGACGGCGACAAGGAG GAGAAAAAAGAGTTTGGAGATGATGCTTCATCACCTTCGGTTGATAGTGTTGCAGAAGCAAATGGACCTGCAGAAAGTGACTCCAGTATAGACAAT AAGAAAGATGAAACCGCGAATGCAGAACTGCTGAGCTCCAGCGACACGGTTCAAAATGTGGATGGAGATGCTACTTCTACCAATGATGTACAG GAAAATGTGGAAGTTATTGAAGTTGTTAGCGGATCTCCATTGCCAGGAATGAAG CAACAGCTTGATGATTCTGTCAGGATCCCCAAGGCTACAATAGACATTCTAAAGGATCAAGTTTTTGGATTTGACACATTTTTTGTGACAAGTCAGGAACCTTACGAG GGTGGAGTATTATTCAAGGGAAATCTTCGTGGTAAACCAGCCAAAAGCTATGAGAAGATCACAAATCGGCTTCAG AACAAATTTGGTGATGAATATAAGCTTTTTCTTCTCATCAACCCAGAGGATGAGAAACCAGTTGCTGTGGTTATACCCAAGCAGACATTACAGCCTGAAACTACAG CGCTCCCAGAATGGTTTGCTGCTGCTTCATTTGGAATAGTTACCATCTTCACTTTGCTACTTCGAAATGTACCTGTTCTACAGGACAACTTGCT ATCAACATTTGACAACCTTGAGTTGTTGAAAGATGGACTATCTGGTGCTCTAGTAACTGCCCTTATAATAGGGGTCCATGAAATTGGACATATCCTTGCTGCCAGGGAAAGTGGAATCAAGCTTGGTGTGCCATATTTTGTTCCTAGTTGGCAG GTTTATCTAGCTCAGTACATTCTCTCTACATGA
- the LOC8060823 gene encoding probable zinc metalloprotease EGY2, chloroplastic isoform X2 — translation MTRQKKDETANAELLSSSDTVQNVDGDATSTNDVQENVEVIEVVSGSPLPGMKQQLDDSVRIPKATIDILKDQVFGFDTFFVTSQEPYEGGVLFKGNLRGKPAKSYEKITNRLQNKFGDEYKLFLLINPEDEKPVAVVIPKQTLQPETTALPEWFAAASFGIVTIFTLLLRNVPVLQDNLLSTFDNLELLKDGLSGALVTALIIGVHEIGHILAARESGIKLGVPYFVPSWQIGSFGAITRIVNIVRNREDLLKLAAAGPLAGFSFGFVLLLLGFILPPSDGLGLVIDPTVFHESFLVGGLAKLLLGDVLKEGTELSINPLVLWAWAGLLINAINSIPAGELDGGRIALAIWGRKISSRVSSLAIGLLGISALFNDVAFYWVVLIFFLQRGPIAPLSEEITDPESNYIGIGVAILLFGLLVCLPYPFPFDPSQLTDMDFNF, via the exons ATGACTCGCCAGAAGAAAGATGAAACCGCGAATGCAGAACTGCTGAGCTCCAGCGACACGGTTCAAAATGTGGATGGAGATGCTACTTCTACCAATGATGTACAG GAAAATGTGGAAGTTATTGAAGTTGTTAGCGGATCTCCATTGCCAGGAATGAAG CAACAGCTTGATGATTCTGTCAGGATCCCCAAGGCTACAATAGACATTCTAAAGGATCAAGTTTTTGGATTTGACACATTTTTTGTGACAAGTCAGGAACCTTACGAG GGTGGAGTATTATTCAAGGGAAATCTTCGTGGTAAACCAGCCAAAAGCTATGAGAAGATCACAAATCGGCTTCAG AACAAATTTGGTGATGAATATAAGCTTTTTCTTCTCATCAACCCAGAGGATGAGAAACCAGTTGCTGTGGTTATACCCAAGCAGACATTACAGCCTGAAACTACAG CGCTCCCAGAATGGTTTGCTGCTGCTTCATTTGGAATAGTTACCATCTTCACTTTGCTACTTCGAAATGTACCTGTTCTACAGGACAACTTGCT ATCAACATTTGACAACCTTGAGTTGTTGAAAGATGGACTATCTGGTGCTCTAGTAACTGCCCTTATAATAGGGGTCCATGAAATTGGACATATCCTTGCTGCCAGGGAAAGTGGAATCAAGCTTGGTGTGCCATATTTTGTTCCTAGTTGGCAG ATAGGATCTTTCGGTGCAATTACCAGAATTGTCAATATTGTCCGCAACCGTGAGGACCTACTGAAGCTAGCAGCTGCTGGACCATTGGCCGGGTTTTCCTTTGGATTTGTTCTTTTGCTGCTGGGCTTCATCTTACCTCCAAGTGATGGCCTTGGTCTTGTGATAGATCCAACTGTCTTCCATGAATCATTCCTTGTTGGCGGTCTCG CAAAGCTTCTTCTTGGAGATGTTCTAAAAGAAGGAACAGAGTTATCCATAAACCCACTTGTTTTATGGGCCTGGGCTGGTCTCCTGATCAATGCTATCAATAGCATACCAGCTGGAGAGCTTGATGGTGGTCGCATAGCATTGGCCATATGGGGAAGAAAG ATATCGTCTCGGGTCAGCAGCCTTGCCATTGGGTTGCTTGGGATCTCGGCTCTCTTCAACGATGTTGCCTTCTACTGGgtggtgttgatcttcttcctgCAGAGGGGCCCGATTGCTCCTCTCTCTGAGGAAATCACAGACCCTGAGAGCAACTACATTGGCATCGGTGTTGCCATTTTGTTATTTGGGCTTCTGGTCTGCCTGCCTTACCCATTCCCCTTTGACCCGTCGCAATTAACTGATATGGATTTCAACTTTTGA